One part of the Lycium ferocissimum isolate CSIRO_LF1 chromosome 8, AGI_CSIRO_Lferr_CH_V1, whole genome shotgun sequence genome encodes these proteins:
- the LOC132068062 gene encoding uncharacterized protein LOC132068062 yields MSSKEKPTLGGTRIKTRKRNIAAPLDPAAFADAVVQIYLDNAGDLELVAKNLESSDLNFSRYGDTFFEVVFIGGRTQPGTVKLDEGERHPYSVIECEPKREAILPSVIYVQKILRRRPFLIKNLENVMRKMLQSLELFEENERIKLSIFTALAFSQKLSGLPPETVLQPLLKDNLVAKGLVLSFITDFFKEYLIDNSIDDLISILKRGKMEDDLLEFFPSTKRTPEAVSEHFTKAGLLPLVEYNDKKIFEVRLKEMKSTLTTQLAEEVAISEVIETVKQHVKDAKLPDIEVVRILWDVLMDAIQWSGKNQQQNANSALRQVKKWAELLNTFCTTGKLELELMYKVQVQCYEDAKLMKLFPEIVRSLYDQDVLAEDTILHWFRKGTNLKGRQNFVKSLEPFVKWLEEAEEEE; encoded by the exons ATGAG CTCAAAGGAGAAGCCCACTCTCGG TGGTACGCGGATTAAGACCCGCAAACGGAATATTGCAGCGCCGCTGGACCCTGCAGCCTTTGCTGATGCAGTGGTCCAGATTTATCTGGATAATGCTGGTGATCTG GAACTTGTTGCTAAGAACCTTGAGTCTTCAGATCTCAACTTCTCAAGATATGGTGATACCTTTTTCGAG GTTGTCTTCATTGGAGGCCGTACACAACCTGGAACAGTTAAACTTGATGAAGGGGAGCGCCACCCTTACTCTGTGATTGAGTGTGAACCTAAACGCGAAGCCATTTTGCCATCTGTCATCTATGTACAGAAGATATTGAGAAGAAGGCCGTTTCTTATAAAGAACCTTGAAAATGTCATGCGGAAAATGTTGCAGTCATTGGAGCTCTTTGAGGAAAATGAAAGGATTAAGCTCTCAATTTTTACAGCCCTTGCTTTTTCCCAGAAGCTATCAGGCCTCCCCCCAGAGACTGTTCTCCAGCCATTGCTCAAAGACAACCTTGTCGCCAAAGGGCTAGTTCTCTCTTTCATCACAGACTTTTTCAAGGAATATCTGATTGACAATAGTATTGATGATTTGATCTCGATCCTTAAGCGGGGTAAGATGGAGGATGATCTTCTTGAGTTCTTCCCCTCTACTAAGAGGACACCTGAAGCTGTCTCTGAGCATTTCAC CAAAGCTGGCCTTTTACCTTTGGTGGAATATAATGATAAGAAGATATTTGAGGTGAGGCTCAAGGAAATGAAATCTACATTAACAACTCAGCTAGCAGAAGAAGTTGCTATCTCTGAAGTCATAGAAACTGTGAAGCAACATGTCAAAGATGCCAAATTACCAGATATAGAAGTTGTGCGAATTTTGTGGGATGTCTTGATGGATGCTATTCAATGGTCAGGAAAGAACCAACAGCAAAATGCTAATTCCGCTCTTCGCCAG GTGAAAAAATGGGCGGAACTGTTGAATACTTTCTGCACCACTGGAAAGCTTGAATTGGAACTCATGTACAAGGTCCAAGTCCAGTGCTACGAGGATGCTAAACTGATGAAGCTGTTCCCTGAAATCGTAAGGTCTCTTTATGACCAAGATGTGCTGGCAGAAGATACCATTCTTCACTGGTTCCGCAAAGGAACAAACCTTAAGGGCAG GCAAAACTTTGTGAAGTCGCTGGAGCCCTTTGTGAAATGGCTGGAGGAGGCGGAGGAAGAGGAATGA
- the LOC132068069 gene encoding isopentenyl-diphosphate Delta-isomerase I → MGDVVADANMDAVQRRLMFEDECILVDENDRVVGHESKYNCHLMEKIESENWLHRAFSVFLFNSKYELLLQQRSATKVTFPLVWTNTCCSHPLYRESELIEENALGVRNAAQRKLLDELGIPAEDVPVDQFTPLGRMLYKAPSDGKWGEHELDYLLLIVRDVNVNPNPDEVADIKYVNQEQLKELLRKADAGEEGLKLSPWFRLVVDNFLYKWWDHVEKGTIQEAADMKTIHKLT, encoded by the exons ATGGGTGATGTTGTTGCTGATGCAAATATGGATGCTGTACAACGTCGTCTCATGTTCGAAGACGA ATGTATTTTGGTGGATGAGAATGACAGGGTTGTTGGTCATGAATCCAAGTACAATT GTCATTTGATGGAAAAGATCGAATCTGAGAATTGGCTGCACAGAGCTTTCagtgtttttcttttcaactcAAAGTATGAACTTCTTCTTCAG CAACGATCTGCAACAAAGGTAACTTTTCCTTTGGTGTGGACGAACACGTGCTGCAGCCATCCTCTCTACCGAGAGTCTGAGCTAATTGAGGAGAATGCACTTG GTGTAAGAAACGCTGCACAAAGGAAGCTTCTTGATGAACTGGGTATTCCTGCTGAAGATGTACCCGTTGACCAGTTCACACCATTGGGCCGTATGCTTTACAAGGCACCATCTGATGGAAAGTGGGGAGAGCATGAAC TCGATTATCTTCTATTAATCGTTCGTGATGTCAATGTGAACCCGAACCCTGACGAAGTTGCTGATATCAAATACGTGAACCAAGAACAACTGAAAGAGCTATTGAGGAAAGCAGATGCTGGTGAAGAAGGTTTGAAGCTATCCCCTTGGTTTAGACTTGTTGTTGATAACTTCTTGTACAAATGGTGGGATCATGTTGAGAAGGGGACTATCCAAGAAGCTGCTGATATGAAAACCATTCACAAGTTGACTTAA
- the LOC132066833 gene encoding probable WRKY transcription factor 26 has protein sequence MLYPPCRTDFLTIPPGISPAALLDSTIMLPKSLVPNETNVPQTLNYIDSTNNQIPQQQDFTKKQNQFEQRGIFSTSINTSNSSDDGYTWRKYGQKHVKGSNFPRSYYKCTQQNCPVRKKVECAPNGQVIEIVYNGAHNHPKTQHLRRKTMDDSYVVSQEDGSSVWRNDQQFTSCNGLERASSASVLSDVSDPMLSNNSKSMNMFESEGTPELSSTLTSYDGEDEDFATQEGIFIGDGDNEYELEPKRRKKEGYSVEPSLLSRTVREPKVVLQVESEIDILEDGYRWRKYGQKVVKGNPNPRSYYKCTSAGCIVRKHVERASDDLKSVITTYEGKHNHEVPSANKTNGVAGPVRSASTLNGQQPCTTSRKSLKDSNIRVQFQDLPIPFERKHFVGREYLRPSFGGSYLDNLSFGACSLQLPDFPLSLPLPARMSFPAIQNEPCLGDFHLPSNPCLAVGNMQHINDDNNNSRFLKTKEEFQYWT, from the exons ATGTTGTATCCACCTTGTCGGACGGATTTCCTGACGATACCTCCCGGCATTAGTCCGGCGGCATTGCTTGATTCAACCATCATGCTCCCAAAATCactg GTACCTAATGAAACAAATGTACCACAAACTTTGAACTACATTGATTCAACAAACAATCAAATCCCTCAGCAGCAAGATTTCACCAAGAAACAAAACCAATTTGAGCAGAGGGGCATATTCAGCACTAGCATTAATACTAGCAATTCATCAGATGATGGGTACACATGGAGAAAATATGGACAAAAGCATGTTAAAGGGAGTAATTTTCCAAGAAGTTACTACAAATGTACTCAACAAAATTGCCCTGTTAGGAAAAAAGTTGAATGTGCACCAAATGGACAAGTCATAGAAATTGTCTACAACGGTGCTCATAATCACCCGAAAACTCAACATCTTCGACGAAAAACTATGGATGATTCCTATGTTGTTAGCCAAGAAGATGGATCATCAGTATGGAGAAATGATCAGCAATTTACAAGTTGTAATGGACTAGAAAGAGCATCCTCTGCATCTGTCTTGTCTGATGTCTCCGATCCAATGTTGTCGAACAATTCGAAATCCATGAATATGTTTGAATCAGAAGGGACTCCTGAGCTTTCTTCTACACTTACTAGTTATGATGGTGAAGATGAAGATTTTGCCACTCAAGAAGGAATTTTCATTGGTGATGGTGACAATGAGTATGAATTAGAGCCAAAAAGAAG GAAGAAAGAAGGTTATTCAGTTGAACCAAGTTTATTGTCAAGAACAGTGAGAGAACCAAAAGTAGTCCTCCAGGTGGAGAGTGAGATCGATATTCTTGAAGATGGCTATCGCTGGAGAAAATATGGACAAAAAGTTGTCAAAGGAAACCCGAACCCCAG GAGCTACTACAAATGTACAAGTGCTGGATGCATAGTGAGGAAACACGTCGAAAGGGCATCAGATGACTTAAAATCAGTAATCACAACATATGAGGGGAAACACAACCATGAAGTGCCATCAGCAAACAAGACGAACGGAGTCGCAGGACCCGTCCGTTCAGCATCTACATTAAATGGGCAACAACCTTGCACTACATCTCGAAAAAGTCTCAAAGATTCAAATATCAGAGTGCAATTTCAAGATCTACCGATTCCATTCGAAAGGAAGCATTTTGTAGGAAGAGAATATTTAAGGCCAAGTTTTGGTGGAagttaccttgacaacttgagtTTCGGAGCTTGTTCTTTGCAGCTTCCGGACTTCCCATTGTCATTGCCATTGCCAGCGCGAATGAGTTTTCCTGCAATACAGAACGAGCCTTGTCTTGGTGACTTCCATTTGCCATCCAATCCTTGTCTTGCAGTTGGGAATATGCAACATATTAACGATGACAACAATAATTCGAGATTCCTTAAAACCAAAGAGGAGTTTCAGTACTGGACGTAG
- the LOC132068064 gene encoding tyrosine-protein phosphatase DSP3-like — MDLILHEQEGILVPPINFSAVEDSCIYRSGFPQPSNFPFLQSLNLSSIICLCPEPYPEENLDFLRFNKVKLFQFGMDGTKEPSAMSRSAITEALKVLTDVRNHPVLIHCKRGKHRTGRIVGCLRKWQSWCLSSVMDEYKHFAGAKWRETDVRFLETYDVSCVRHCLESIIYTYYGSTKRRLLYIEEILQKPQLTSVL; from the exons ATGGATTTGATTTTGCATGAACAGGAAGGTATTTTGGTGCCACCTATAAATTTCTCAGCAGTGGAAGATAGTTGCATTTACAGATCTGGATTTCCTCAGCCCTCCAATTTCCCATTTTTGCAGTCACTCAATTTGAGCTCTATCAT atgtttGTGTCCAGAGCCTTATCCTGAAGAGAATTTGGATTTTCTTAGATTTAACAAAGTAAAGCTTTTCCAATTTGGAATGGATGGCACTAAG GAGCCATCAGCTATGTCGAGAAGTGCTATAACAGAGGCTTTGAAAGTGCTAACTG ATGTTAGAAACCATCCGGTTCTTATCCACTGCAAGCGCGGAAAG CATCGAACTGGTCGTATTGTTGGTTGCCTAAGGAAATGGCAGAGTTGGTGTTTGTCTTCCGTGATGGACGAGTACAAGCATTTTGCTGGCGCGAAATGGAGGGAAACAGACGTGAGATTTCTCGAGACTTATGATGTTTCGTGCGTCAGGCATTGCCTTGAGAGCATTATCTACACATACTATGGTTCAACAAAAAGGCGCTTGCTATATATAGAAGAAATTCTGCAGAAGCCTCAGTTGACTTCTGTTCTATAG